One Glycine soja cultivar W05 chromosome 7, ASM419377v2, whole genome shotgun sequence genomic window, ATTGATGAAGAGGAGGTTTTGAAGCTTGCCGCTTTGGGTAAGGGGCCAACAGTAAAGACACAGTAGATATATTGAAAAGATCTCTGGTGGTCATGCGGAACAGGTTTATCCaccaaatctttttttttttttttttttttgcaaataagGTACGTTGAAAAAGTTGTTCAGTGTTGAACTTTCTGAAATTTGAAAcagacaaatattttaatttttgcgcTTTTGCTTGAGATACTATTCTGTGTACTGTAGGCACAAGATTCGTGTTTAGCCCTTAAAATTGTGCCTGGTTGACTAAAAACTAGATTTTACTACATAGTTCTTATCATTTagcatttttttacttttcatccttgtaaaattatttttttgtttttaatttttccaaattatgtttgttttattttttgtccataCTTTATATAATACTTTTTCCTATTCAAAGTGTTATCTAAAAtactttaaggaaaaaaaacaaaataaacttaaaataaaaaaataattttgtaaggatgaaaaacataaaaatactaaattgctgagtaaaaatatttaaaccctAAAATTATTATGCTTTGCCTGGAATGTAAATTGTAATTGCTCATATTCTGATAGGAGTTATAAACAATTGATGGCCAAGTGCAATATTCTTGGAAGAGGTGAGGCTTGGTATAGCAAAAAGCTTTAGAAGGCTAAAGAGAAGATCACTAAACTGAAGGTAAGTACATGATGAACTTGCTAGTTGCTAATCTCATCAGTAGCAATttatgctgataaaaaaaaatcagtagcAATTTATATGGATATTAACTGTTTGAGTTTTCTGGGCATTTTTAGGAGAGGGTACAAGAACTGGAGACATTAACTGAAGCAAAAGAGAACGAATATCTGAGGTCTGTGAAACTTTCTAAAATAACAAAGACTTCAAAGAATCTCGAAGAAAGCATCAAATCTGATTCTGATACATTGACAGCTTGCAAACTTTCATCAAAAGAACAAAGCAACCGAATTTTGACACCCAAATCTGGAATTGACCTGACTGCAAACGACAACAGTAAATATTTTCAATCTTTGAAGATATAGAACTCCAATGTTACTAAAAATAAGGCTGTGAATGTTAGTAATGGAAGTAAAACTACCTTTTCTCTTGATATAAAAAGAGAGTATATCTCAATTGATGAGGATGATCCAGAAGGCACTAATGCTTTGCAAGGATGTTCAAAACACAACTACAAAGATCAAGACAGGGATGATATTGCTTTTAGCAAGCCTTCTCTAGTGAAGCTAGAGCCTGTGTCTGGCATAAAGACTGAAAAATCATTGCAAGGAAAATGTACTTTGGCTGCGTCTCCCAGAGTTGATATTGACATTGGCATTGACATGGCTAACATTTCAGCTGGTGCTATGGATGAAGATGTAACTTTACAAACCAACATTAAACAACCCGTGGTGAACATTACAAAGGAGTTACCATTAACACTTTCAAATTCAGGTATGCTACTAGTTGAGTTTtaaaaacagattttttttaattaaaagtatatacTATTCATGATTTACTGAACAAAACTCAAATGCTGggcattttcttctttctccatCTTAATCTCCTGGGAGCATCTGCATTTCTAGTGGATTGCTTGGTCCTGATGGAACTCATCGATACTAGGGTAAATGGTGCAAACATTAAGAGAACAGTGAACCATCATCTACAAAACAATCAAGTAATGGGGATTTAATTGCTATTGGGGCTGATGGTAGAGGTGGAAGAGTAAAAGTTTTAAGGATTCCTAGCCAAATCCTCTCTGTGAGTTCTGTAGTGTTTAATTTTGATGGAATGTAAGTTAAGATTTTTGGATCTATAAATGTTTTCAATCATAACTGATTCATTTGAAAGTAATCGTAGTACTATCTTCCAGCAAATATATGCTTGTTATCTCTTACAAGTTTATAAccaatatataatttgtaatgtaagtgtaaatttttttgagCTATAAATgttttcaatcataatttattcGTTTGAAAGTAGTAGTACTATCTTCCAGCAAATATGCTTgtcattttttataagtttctataaacaatatataattgttaCTGTAGAAATTGAAGATTTACATCCATGCaggttttcttttttcccttttgtcCTTCTATTGTCTTTTTACGTTTGAGATTGTTGTTTTTACCATGAACTTCACTTAACAAAATGTATGACAAATGATTGTTAATCTATTTTCTTCATTTGTGTATAATGAGGGCATGAGAGTCACTTTGTAATTACTCTTATGTACTCATATGTTATATCTTGTGAGTTAACACTTTACACTTGTTGGTTGACTATATTTAGTAATTTgctaataatattaaagttgTGAGCTAACTTTAGAAGTTTGTGTCTTGCAGGGTGATAAGAAAAATTCACTAAGTTCAAAAAGGTCAAAGTGGTTTGAAATCCTAGTTGCAAAGAGTAAAGGAATGCAGATAGAACATTTTTTGGGGAGAGTCACTCAGTAATATATTGGTCTGTATGGGCCTGGTTGTGATATCCTTGTTGCAAAGAGGAAAGGAATGCATCCTTTGTCACAGAAGAGAAACAATGgtagattaaataaatttattttttggaaaagTTTTCATCACTTTGAATAATGATCTTTGGGGATTTTAGCTAAACGTGTACGAAAATCTAGTAATTGATTGATTGCTTGGCTTCAGCATCTATTCAAATGGCAAAGTTGTCCGTTCCTTTCACTTTGCTCCATTCAGGTCTATCTTTAACCAAATTCTGCCCACGTTTGAAACAATGCAATTTTAATGAGCTCAGATCTGCTTAAAGAAGATATctttatgttttgaaatttgaagataGGTTGACTACAAAAGTTTCTTAAAGAACCTTGTTTTTGGATTCATTTCTTATGATACCTTGTAATATCCTCGTAGGTCTACCCATCTTACAGCAATAATGATATTTATAGATTGTCCCCACAAACCGCTATAAAACTCAGAAGGCtaatttgtattttcaatttaaactaTGGTTTTATAACAAAAGCATGTATCGAGTTTTGCAGAGTGCCTTCTGCGGTTTATTTCATAATTACAGAAGGAATACTTAAAAAGCTCTGTAATTAAACCGCAGTTTAGGCTAGCTTGTAgtacattgtttttttaattttctcttttttttattgctttgtTCTGCTGATTTGGTTTGCCTCATGTCCGTTTTCCTTTTGTTCTGTTGTAATTTTGCACTTCTGTAAGAATAAGAGTACCCCCCGTAATCTTTTCATCCATAATTATCGAAAAAgtagttattaaaaaattatggatgAAAACCAAGTAATTTTAATTGAGAACATTCTTTTAAAACTCATCATATTTGCctcaattttgttattaaaaaaaaatcatatttggcTCAAAACAATATGTCAATAAATTGAAACGGGAATGAAGCGAGAAACAATTGTAGGACAAAAATATACCAAGAACACagataacaaatgaaaaatacggatttaattaagtttttactcCCTCAACCTTTTAGATTTCAATTTTTAGTCCTTCTGAGTTCTTTATACAATTTTTagtgtttcattaattttttaaaaatatttctagttcttctaaattttttaacctatttttagtctcttgtttatttttattgctaaaaaataattcttctaAATTTCCTTCTTTATTCTCATAGAAAATAATCCTGTTATTACGTAAACTATGCACTGTTATAATTTATTCCCTTTTTTTACAAGTCGTTTATTCCAGAATTAGAGTCTCAAATTAAATTTAGTGTTACCcccattttttcttaattaagacTTCTcttgtaaaagaaaattaatgaagTTATTTTTCAACTGGTATAGATTGAAGACTACAATGGGTGGATGAAGACAGGGTGTTAGAGGAGACTGAAGAGGGTCCAAACAAATCAGTGTAAGGAAACCTGATTTGATTAAACACTACATCTTTGGAAATAAACAACCTTCTTGAAGAAGCAAGGCACTTGTAGCCTTTGTGTGAAGAAGAGTACCCTAGGAAGAGACACTCTTGGGATCTGTAGTCCAATTTATGTCTGTTATAAGGTCTAAGAGAGGGGAAACATGCACAGCCAAAAGGTCTTTAAGATAGTATAATCAGGTGAGTGTTTAAGAAGAATAGTGTAGGGTACATCAAAATTCATACATGTTAATGGTAACCTGTTTATGAGAAACCTAACTGTAGTGAAAGCATAGTCTCAAAATTTAAGGGGTAAAGAGGCATGTTTCATTAAGGTAAGACCAGATTCAACTATAAGCCCATGTTTCCTTTCCACCAATCTATTCTGGTGATGGGTGTGTGGACATATCAACCTTATGGTTGATGTCAAGTTTGGCTAGAAAGGGAGTAAGAGATCTAAACTCCCCTCCCCAATCAGTTTGAAGACTCTTGATTTTGGCATTAAATTGAAGTTCAACCATAGCTTTGAATTGTTGGAAGACACTAAAAGTTTCTGATTTGCTTTTTAAGCGATATATCCAAGTGTATTTAGAAAAAGCATCAACAAAGGTTATGTAATACAAATAGCCATTAGTAGAAATAACATGAGAGGGACCCCAAGGGTCACTAAAAATCAATTCCAAAGGAGCAAAATAGGTAGTAGTGGACAGAGATGAAGGGAGTCTATGTGACTTGCCAACACAACAAGAAGCACAGAAATCAACATTTTTATTAACAGGAGGTACATACATTACATTGTTGTAGAACAAGTTTCAGTACATGAAAGTTTGGATGACCAAGTCTAGCATGCCACAGATTGCTGGACTTGGTTTCCACACAAAATCACTGGATTTACAACAAAACACTGAAGATGATGTGAGATGATATCACCGGTTCAATTTGCTGTCACCACAGCaaaaaatttgaatcatcaAGTTTTTCAGCAATAATTAGGGAATGTGGAAGAGGAGGGAAAAGGATTTCTTGATTCTGCCATAGTTGAATCGAAATCCTTATTATATAGatgatatttataaattttatattaacccAAGATATACATCAAAATCAGCAGCTCAAGCTTCGGGAGGGAGTGCATATATATTCTGCTAATGATATAACTCCTTCCAACTTTATTGAAGCAGCAGCTCAAGTTACTAATTCTGAATATGAAGATGGTACTTTCTGGGGTAAACAAGTATGTAACAGAAATAAGtatattttaactattttctCAAGAACAGaattttgttaattagtttTGAGGATTTTTGGGAACTCTAGATGGGGGAAACCACATACCCGGAGCAAATGACCTCCACGCTGGTTCTAACGAGATGTTGGACAGATTGGAGAAAGCCACGGAGAAGCGGAAGAGGAGGCAAGCGAGACAACTCTTCCAAATTTTTTAGAGGAAAGGGGGAAAacatataaaacaaacataaaataatttacatcgTGTTtcacaaatattatatttaatttattataataactaaTACTATTTAATATGCAtatgaatatgaaattaataGCATTAAATACACACATATTACACTTACTAAAAGTTTATATAATTGTTCTAACACGACTGATGTGCATGATAACACCAAAATAGATCAATTCTAGAGACCTAATATTCTAATAACACTTGTAGAATCAAGAGAAACAAGAGAATGAAATATTACATGACCATCGAATTCACTTATCACACACAGAGCAACAACATAATATATTGCAGGAATTCTCtccgttttcttttttcttcctgtGTATCTTTTTCATCCGTTGCAATCTACCCCATAATGGAATGCATCTTTGGCATTTCCACTTCATCAATAGGCAGCCTAGGCTCCGTGTCAAAGTAGCTTCATTGGATGTCAAAGAAGCCCTCAACAGGTTCATTACCTGACCAAAATAGGCACAATCCACGtcacttaaaaattgaaaagggCATAGAGGGTAACATGGAAGAAATATTATACAAAGTTCATTATATCAAACCGTCGATATTGTGGCAGCAACAAAGAACAAGTTGTCAAGAGCGGATTGTGAATATTACCTCATTTGACCTGATTTCCACCAAATGCTCCTCCAAATCACCCACCTTGACTTTCTCATCTCTCAGATACTCAATGCTAGAAGTAGTTGTCATTTGTATCACTTCCAGATCATCCTTCACAACAAATAGACACGGCCTCTTCACAAATCCCACACCAGGTTCTTTTGCTCCATCAGAACATCTTGGGTCAAAAAGTTTCAGTTCTTTTGCTGTTTGTAACATATCCTTTTTCTTTGAAATCATTGTACGCCCCTCATTATTATCTTTCCCTGCTACAGTGCCATACCAATAATTAGGAGTGTGGTCTTCTTGAAATGGGCTGCTCTTGCAACCAAAATGAGGAGCCACCCTCAGATTCAGTAAGGATTCCTTAGATGACCCTTTGAACCATGATGGATCGAGACGCTTCACACTTCTGTACAAGTTACCAATGCTTCCCAAGGGAAATTTGCCGTTAGTAAGGTTCAGAATAGATCCAAGGGGTGTTGTGAGGAAGctgaaaagaaaatcaacaaaatctCCATCTGCTTCGGCCAACACAatcttattatttgatttgttcACCATTACCTTGATTTTTATAGAATCTTTCCAATGAATTGGGTTGGTATTTCGTGAGCAAGGGCAAGAGTATGGGCAAGAGCATGACTTAGATCCTTCTTTTTTGAAGAATACTTCACTTAGAGGAGATTTGGAGATTAATGCTTGCTTTAGTATGCTAAATatctgaaaaaggaaaaaaaaaaaaaaggagcgaGTATTAAGACTGTAAATTTATAATTCATTAGACAAGAAAACTCCATACCATCACCAAAGTATTGGAAAGATCCTGTGCGTcccttaaattattattttttcattggcATTTAACTTACAACTCCTATTTGTTTCCCATACATACTAACAAAAACTCTTAGGTGATATactcaattcattttatcttttatatttttttagaagtaaTTAGGTAGAAATTTGTGTAAACAGAGCCTAAAAAGCAATATTACCTCCTTCATGTCAACATCTTTAGAAATTGTAGGGATCTCGAAGTCTTTGCGTCGATGTTCGAGGAATTTTTGGACGGATTTACTTGGAGTGCTTCGGAGCACTGTCAAGTCatcaaagatcaagaacttgGCATCCCCTTTAACAAAAACACCATTTTCTGCAGCAGTTTCTTCCTTGGATTCTACCAGCAGATCCATGTTTTTTCTCATCAATTTCCCACAGTAGCACCTTCCCCCATCAAAGGTACTCAGCAACAAATTCTTTTCCGTTGAACAGCTGTGACAAATGAAATACTTTGTGGGATTTGTATCATCCACCTTCACTTTTAGTCTCTGGCATGAGGCTTCTAACGGATTGCGGGGATTAAGCAACATTTGCTTGCAGATGTCGTTCCAGAAAACATCAGATCCCAAATTTTGCACACTCTCGTACAGTTTCTTGATGCTACCCATCTCTACTGATAGTTGAAAATTGATCCCAAGCCGGACGATAGTTCCCAATGGAAGAGTGAGGAAACTAAAGAGAACATCTATGAAGTCTCCACTTGCTTCCGCCAAGACTACACGTTTTTTCTCGTTGTCCTCCCAACAATCCAAAGGGACTGTTGTTGCTGCTTGGTCGGAAGCCATAACTGAAACATAAAACCAAAGATTATTATTGAAgcgaaaggaaaaaaaaaaaaaaacatgtaaaggTTATAGTGAAATTTCTGATACTCAACTCAGTTGTTGCTCTAGAAATGTCACTTCCTATTCCTAACGtgatattttaatgaattacTTGTTGTGCGTTTATTTTTAAGGTAAACGCAAACTTGTTCGGAGCTTGTGTATGTCCCTGATTTAACGTGGAAGAACATGTGGTAAACATGGAAAAACAGGTAGGAGAATTAATTGAGTTCtaggattctttttttttcttaaaaaaattatgatgtcACAGAGATGATgtaggaatttttttattttaataataaatctcGTTTTAAATTTTGGAATTGTTTTTACAAATTCTATAATAGatcttatttaaatatattttattaatctgTTAAATAAACAGAGACAGTAggaatactttttttaattgaaaataattttaaaagtttttgagGTGGAACCAACTTTCATAAAGAGAAGGAGAAATTGTTATCTGAATAACCTAACTCAACAGCCCAATTAAAGATACGCTAAGGAAACTgtaaagaggaagaagaaggcgTGATTTAAATTCTTTCCGTCAAATCTgctctttatatatttttttttagtttttaattactaTATCTTCTAAATAAAGTAATATTATGATACCCATACCACATACATTTCGTGCTCAAGttataattaaaactaacaCAAATCGTACACTGTTAACCACATCAACAATATCTTTAACTACGTCAACTTGGATCAAAAGTgggatatttttaaattagggagactaaaaaaataattataaatttcaggaattaaaaaaacttagacAAATTTAAGATACCATTTTTAAGCCTAAACTTAGATTTATAaagtaaactattttttaaaaaaaattgatattttcacAAATGAGTTCCAAATTGATTTGGGAAATTGGATTACAAAACAGTTAAGAAATCGGTTTTGAATCCAAACTCAGATTGAAACTAGCTGGGATAATCAATGGTTAAAACCCAAGTGAGGCCCCACTGAAATaagatttttctctcttttttccggAATACGATTCTTCTTCCTCTGTCCCCACCTCTCCCCCTCCACCACTCCAtctttattcttctcttctgcACATCCAAATCAAAAAATACCAtccataaacaaaaaaaaatgattttttttaaccccAGCTATCAAACTGACCATGACTTTGGAGTTTTTTTGGTGCGACTTCGGCGGCGGAACTGaaacttttttctttagtttttagtttttgatttcGATTTGTCTTCAAGacttgttttttgtatttttgttcattttttgtgttgatttcttAGATCTGAATATTATACGTTAATCTCATAAAGAAAGTGCATGTTACTATAGATTTGAATCTGAAGATTTGAGTTTAATTGAAAAGATCTGATTTTTTGTATTGTTCTCTTGTTTTGGGATAGGGatgaagggaaagggaaaagaaaaagaaaataataagggAAAAGAGAAGGACAATGATGGAAATGGAAGACCAAGACGACGACTGCGAAGGGAGAAGGGTcgtcaacaaaaaataatatttttttaattttattcgaTGTTGACACTTCAACGAACctcattgattttaaatttattaggaTGGTAAACTATACTCAAACCTTATGGATACTCGAAAATATATCCACAAGGGGGCAAGTAATTACCCGAGGCTCGGTACAAGAAGGGGTTTTATTGCAAATTTATGTGGGTGTGAATTAATGgactataatattaattttttattgatgtattattattattatcaatatgTATATAGTTAAAGTGTAGGTGATAGGTGAGAGATGGTATATAAGAATCCAGTAGATATAAgagtaataattaaatttgttacttAAGTGGGATCTgatatgaatataatttttaaatgtggATAGTTACTATAAGATCATATTCAAACCTTTCTTATTATCATCCCTAATCCATATCTGATGTACCATGTTTGTTTCGATATAGCtcatacaaaaattaaactaattgttTGCACCGTgaatacaatgcaagaagtcgtcttcaaatcctttttttttcttccttaaaacttgtttttaaaaaagttacagTTTCAATTTGTTTGTGATTATTTGTGAAGTCAATTGTTTAGATCCATTATTCGGATCAGAGGTTTGGAGATGGAAACAGAACACCGGTTCGCagaataatttatgttttggagtttcttttattttgtatgtttgtcatttaattttataattaagttttgtGCTACTTATGGCACTTACATATTCTCTTATATCATTTATTGATAATATAGTGGAATTGTTTTTTTGGTCAGGttatatgttataattttattgattatataATCTAAATATGACAACATATAGGTCACAATGTATTTAAAACATAAGATACATAGTTACAAAAGTATAAAACATGGGACGATgaatataatgttattttctaatatataaaaactaCAATTTTACATTGGTACGTTATACTAAAATTGAAATAGTATGCAAAATTGAGACCTCTTCCATGAGGTTTTCCCATGGGACTTTGAATTAGATTTGAAGCTTCGtctgttgtatttttttagtttttgattcAAATGTGTCTTGgcttgtttcatgtattttttgttgtttgattttggTATTGGTTTCTTAGATATAAATGATATATAGTTATTTTATCAACTTGAGACTGAAGATCTGATTTTAATCAAAGTATTGattgaaaacataatttttgttttcaatcatcatttttttttataaatttggaATATACAATATTTGTAATATGGTGTTGATTTCCAGGTTCGGATTTATGTGGAGGTGGTAGTGCATGATGGTGCATCATCGTGGTCACCATATTTGGTTGTGGGATAAGGAAGAACTAGAAGGGGAAAAAAGAGAGATCGAGGAGAAAACTGTCTGAAATCACTTTTTTAAGCTATGATTAGagtagaaaaaagaagaaaaataatgaattatgaTGGTTCGTTTTGGTATTTGATTAGAGATATATAACTGTTTTTTTGGCATACTGGAATAAGCTCCCATCAAAGGTTAAGGAAAAAGAATAATGATAAATTGATtcctcaaacataaaaaatttaaatttaatatctaaatatgtaaaaagtatgacaaattaattatctaaataatttaataacaaattaatccttaaatttataacttaatattaaattagttttaaaaaaatacaacttattgcataattgattattaaacattAGAATTAAATGacaagataattttataaatttaataatatgattaatttttcatatttttttacactttagaaattaaatttattttttatctttcatgaATAATTAGTCACATGTCACACTTTCAATAATGAATttcattatttatctttttttctttcttttgtctttACTTTTTCAATTCTTTCCTCCATTATCCTCACTTTGTTTCCAACCAAACCCTTTACGTTGTTGTCTGGTTTCGatctgttttgtttttattctctGTTCACTTTCTTTTGTGACTGTGATTTTAACGTAGCAGTCATAAGTATTGCTAGAGAGGAAGGGATAGAGTACAAAGCAAGGAAAaggtagaaggagatgaaggggtaaaatgagaaatttagaaagaaaaaaaacaaaagaatgccaaaaattaaaaataaaaaatcacctgTTAAAAACTAAGGAAAATATTAACATCACACTTTTTTTTCaacgtatttttttataattgagtataatttattaaaaatcacaatatttttttaagtctcaCTAGTAATTTAAtggcttttttattttgtaattttttattaatataaatagtgTGTTACTCGCCCTTCTTAGAAACTAATAAATTCAATGAAGAATATTCCTTTCTCACTATCTAAGTCTCTCAGAGTCTCAGGGTAGCTTTCATCATTTTTAGATTCGAAAGTCCAAATACTCAACAGGAATCActtatgttttatgttttctcATTTCTTTTGTCATGCTCCCAATATTCTTTGCTTCTTTACTCGGCGTTAATTTTCTTCAGAATGTACACCATGCATATCCTTAAATCATGATTAGCTTGCCAACATGTTTTAGGTTTCTTCCTTAATTAACAtatgatttataaaaaattacaattttttaagtacttttttttatgttgtaatTGTCTATTAATATAAATAGTGTGTTACTGGGTCCTTTTATTTTATGACATCTATACTAGTTCTGCAGTaagaataattttgtaattttatatgcATTTGCACTATTTAATATGCGTTCCTTCTTCAAAATTAGCAAATCCAATGAAGAATATTCATTTCCCAATATCTAAGTCTCATCAATTTTACATTCCAAAGTCCAAACACTCAAATAGAAAGAATCActtatgttttatgttttctcATTCTTTTCGTCATGCTTCCTGTATTCTTTGCTTCTTTAGTTGGTGTTGGCCGGTTTTCTTCAGAGTatacgtcatccatatccatgtccTTAAATCATGTTTAGCTTGCCaacatattttatctttcttcCTTAATAAACACTTGCTCTGCTCACCACATTCAGTTCATTTCTTACGATTTGGAATAGTGTCAACACAACTCACGGTCATCCAATTCCAAGAATAGAGGTTTGTTCCTTTctttatttaagattttaagaaataaatgaaaaaacgaGCCAATATAGCTTATATCAATCTAgattggttcttttttcatttatttaatattttaagaaatttcacTCATAAAGATGGATATATATATTGTGCATGTTCAATTCTTTCAACTCTCGTGACTTTATACAACTACTAGAATGTTaccaaaaattaatatattataatttaagccACAATTTGTAGCTCTTTAACAAAACTTTGACAAACtgcattttattcaattatcgAATAATAAGCTTTACAAGGCAGCAGCTTCGAAACGAGAGGAATATTCAGAAAGGGAAAGCAAATGTAAGGGGGAGATAACAGAGAGGCGCatataaagaagaaaagaaatggaAAATTGGAGTAGTTGGCGGTGAAGAACAAGAGTTTTCCTCATTCTTAGTTTGTCTCACACCAAAGGTTAGATCCTTAATACCCCTTACAATTTTACTTGCTGTGTTTTAGTTGATCCATTGCTGGAATGAATATATTTACTTGCTACCAATCTCTGATCTGTTCCTAGCTTTTGCTTTTGACTTAGTAGTAATGTATACTTTAGTTACTAAATTTTAAACGTGTCATGCActcatttgattaaattatatatttttttatatttatataacatttacattaaaatatgtatattgatcaaattaattttcaaaattaagaataaatattaatatatattcaatattattaatatatatttatacatctataaaatatttataattttaataaaataaaactattttgtcaaagaaaataaagactaatagatttttatttgaaaaataattattggaatgaaaaaatctatattattattattattaaaataaatatgttattattattattattaaaataaatatattattattattattattattataacatcTACTGTTGTTTCAGACAAGGAATCTAGATGGGATTGAATAGATTTCCTTT contains:
- the LOC114418375 gene encoding uncharacterized protein LOC114418375; its protein translation is MASDQAATTVPLDCWEDNEKKRVVLAEASGDFIDVLFSFLTLPLGTIVRLGINFQLSVEMGSIKKLYESVQNLGSDVFWNDICKQMLLNPRNPLEASCQRLKVKVDDTNPTKYFICHSCSTEKNLLLSTFDGGRCYCGKLMRKNMDLLVESKEETAAENGVFVKGDAKFLIFDDLTVLRSTPSKSVQKFLEHRRKDFEIPTISKDVDMKEIFSILKQALISKSPLSEVFFKKEGSKSCSCPYSCPCSRNTNPIHWKDSIKIKVMVNKSNNKIVLAEADGDFVDFLFSFLTTPLGSILNLTNGKFPLGSIGNLYRSVKRLDPSWFKGSSKESLLNLRVAPHFGCKSSPFQEDHTPNYWYGTVAGKDNNEGRTMISKKKDMLQTAKELKLFDPRCSDGAKEPGVGFVKRPCLFVVKDDLEVIQMTTTSSIEYLRDEKVKVGDLEEHLVEIRSNEVMNLLRASLTSNEATLTRSLGCLLMKWKCQRCIPLWGRLQRMKKIHRKKKENGENSCNILCCCSVCDK